A single window of Toxotes jaculatrix isolate fToxJac2 chromosome 4, fToxJac2.pri, whole genome shotgun sequence DNA harbors:
- the LOC121180940 gene encoding poliovirus receptor-like isoform X1, with product MASLGPLFIVTAICISTGNAGFVVVQCSSENVGQYGQQSLLECVVRPTKDATDTQIRVVTWKKEGDEEALLVFHNGQTTLQPGYKFAEPSWDNKNMNVSLLVTNTAVKNAGIYTCMVVTNSGDEKSDIRLKVTAKYSVPVIHSRPEKITRTADGTLICDADGGYPQGEIRWFVEDKTDWTRSSKMEVTVTENGLLKLTSKLPLLHGSIFSKYTCVVYNASGGKEDEAIYKVQDRPEGQEGGRVLGAPASKIVAPVVVIGSLIIGLLLLLIYRRRNQQARRHSTAPLMRDHREVSQEEADYDRDNSQTTDKEFPGGQV from the exons ATGGCCTCGCTTGGTCCCCTCTTTATTGTCACAGCCATCTGTATCAGTACAGGAAATGCAG GTTTTGTAGTTGTGCAATGCAGCTCTGAAAACGTGGGACAGTATGGCCAGCAGTCATTGCTGGAGTGTGTTGTCAGACCCACAAAAGATGCAACTGACACACAAATTCGAGTGGTCACttggaagaaggagggagatgaggaaGCCTTACTGGTTTTTCACAATGGGCAAACTACACTGCAGCCAGGTTATAAGTTTGCGGAGCCATCCTGGGACAACAAGAACATGAACGTGTCTCTGCTCGTCACCAACACTGCAGTGAAAAACGCTGGAATTTATACGTGCATGGTGGTGACAAACAGTGGTGATGAAAAGAGCGACATCAGACTGAAAGTCACAG CCAAATACAGTGTACCAGTTATACACTCCAGGCCTGAGAAAATTACTCGAACGGCCGATGGTACCCTGATTTGTGATGCTGATGGTGGCTACCCACAAGGTGAAATTCGCTGGTTTGTTGAAGACAAGACAGACTGGACAAGAAGCTCTAAAATGGaggtgacagtgacagaaaatggtCTGTTGAAGCTCACCAGCAAGCTGCCTTTGCTGCACGGATCCATTTTCTCCAAGTATACCTGCGTAGTGTACAATGCCAGTGGAGGCAAAGAAGATGAGGCCATATATAAAGTACAAGACCGACCAGAAG GGCAAGAAGGAGGCAGGGTTCTGGGGGCTCCAGCCTCCAAAATAGTTGCTCCTGTGGTGGTCATCGGGTCGCTGATCATAGgattgctgttgctgctgattTATAGAAGGCGAAATCAGC AGGCACGGAGGCACTCCACAGCACCCCTCATGC GTGACCATCGAGAGGTTTCTCAAGAGGAAGCAGATTATGACAGAG ACAATTCTCAGACAACAGATAAAGAGTTCCCAGGTGGCCAGGTCTGA
- the LOC121180940 gene encoding poliovirus receptor-like isoform X2, with protein MASLGPLFIVTAICISTGNAGFVVVQCSSENVGQYGQQSLLECVVRPTKDATDTQIRVVTWKKEGDEEALLVFHNGQTTLQPGYKFAEPSWDNKNMNVSLLVTNTAVKNAGIYTCMVVTNSGDEKSDIRLKVTAKYSVPVIHSRPEKITRTADGTLICDADGGYPQGEIRWFVEDKTDWTRSSKMEVTVTENGLLKLTSKLPLLHGSIFSKYTCVVYNASGGKEDEAIYKVQDRPEGQEGGRVLGAPASKIVAPVVVIGSLIIGLLLLLIYRRRNQRDHREVSQEEADYDRDNSQTTDKEFPGGQV; from the exons ATGGCCTCGCTTGGTCCCCTCTTTATTGTCACAGCCATCTGTATCAGTACAGGAAATGCAG GTTTTGTAGTTGTGCAATGCAGCTCTGAAAACGTGGGACAGTATGGCCAGCAGTCATTGCTGGAGTGTGTTGTCAGACCCACAAAAGATGCAACTGACACACAAATTCGAGTGGTCACttggaagaaggagggagatgaggaaGCCTTACTGGTTTTTCACAATGGGCAAACTACACTGCAGCCAGGTTATAAGTTTGCGGAGCCATCCTGGGACAACAAGAACATGAACGTGTCTCTGCTCGTCACCAACACTGCAGTGAAAAACGCTGGAATTTATACGTGCATGGTGGTGACAAACAGTGGTGATGAAAAGAGCGACATCAGACTGAAAGTCACAG CCAAATACAGTGTACCAGTTATACACTCCAGGCCTGAGAAAATTACTCGAACGGCCGATGGTACCCTGATTTGTGATGCTGATGGTGGCTACCCACAAGGTGAAATTCGCTGGTTTGTTGAAGACAAGACAGACTGGACAAGAAGCTCTAAAATGGaggtgacagtgacagaaaatggtCTGTTGAAGCTCACCAGCAAGCTGCCTTTGCTGCACGGATCCATTTTCTCCAAGTATACCTGCGTAGTGTACAATGCCAGTGGAGGCAAAGAAGATGAGGCCATATATAAAGTACAAGACCGACCAGAAG GGCAAGAAGGAGGCAGGGTTCTGGGGGCTCCAGCCTCCAAAATAGTTGCTCCTGTGGTGGTCATCGGGTCGCTGATCATAGgattgctgttgctgctgattTATAGAAGGCGAAATCAGC GTGACCATCGAGAGGTTTCTCAAGAGGAAGCAGATTATGACAGAG ACAATTCTCAGACAACAGATAAAGAGTTCCCAGGTGGCCAGGTCTGA